The Granulicella arctica genome segment CCACCGGTCCACGAGGAGCATCAGCGCCGAAGTTCGAGGTCTGCACGCTGACCTCCTGCGTCATATCAGGATTCAAGATTGCGATCGAGTTGCAGTTGCAGCCCGGATCGTCGATATCGACGCCATCCGAAAGCTGGCTGGTGCCACCTCGGTTTGGCGCACCGTTTGCATTCAGCCCGTTACCCACTGCGCTCGAACCAACGCTGACAACGGTAGGATCGAACGAAGCTCCGTTGTTCAACCCATTGGCTGCGCTGGTCACGCCCGGCAGCACCTTCAACAGCTCCGAGAGATTACGTCCCTCAATGGCGAGCTGCTGAATATCCTTGGAATCGAGCAACGCGGCACGCTGCCCATTTTCCACCGGAATAATCTGTTGGTTCGCCTCAACCGTAACCGTCTCGCCCTGGTCGCCCACAGGCAGTACCAAGCCAGGCAGCTTGCGGACGTCACCCGCGCTCAAAGGAATTCCACGTTGCTCGAATCCCTTGAAGCCCTTCGCTTCAATCCGGATCGAGTAGCTTCCCGTCAGCAACGCAGGAAACGCGAAATAGCCTTCACCGTTGCTGACCGTGTCGCGCTTCTCCTTCGTTGCATCATTCGTCAGGGTCACCTGCGCGCCGGGAATCACTGCGCCCGAGCTGTCATACACCGTGCCGTTCACTGTGGCTGATACCTGAGCGTGCGCCATCGATGGCGACGTCAGAAAAAGAGTGGCAAACAACGCGAGCCCAAAGGCTCCGCCTCGCCACATCTTCAACAGAAATTTTCCAGCGTCCTGCGTCTTAACCTGCATACTGCCTCCAATAAATCGTTCATGAAATCCATCCGAAATCATGCGAAAACTGCGTAATTCCGGCATACGTGATCTAGCTCTCCCATAACGCATACGCGTCGTTCATTCGCTGCAAACAAACTCCTGGAAGTTCGCGTACAGCAAAAACGATTTAGTATGACCCATGAGCATGTACACGAGCTCAGCAACGACTGTCAAGAACTTCTGCGAAGGGGATGCGAAAGACATCCTGGTTCCAAGCCAGGACACTCCGCGTAAACGTTATCCAATATCCGATTCATCATTCCTATCTATGAATCGGGGAGGACGACTTCTCCAAAAACTTCTGAGAGCCCAGCTTTTGGTAGAAACGGTGCTCGCCATCCCAAAGCCGCCCGCGACACAGTAATATGTTTCCTGTGAAACGGAGCGTGCTGCTAATGAAATCATTTCCCATTGGGTTCATAGCCCAAAAGAGCCTCAATTGCCCTTCGAAACTCGCGGTCCAGCTTCTGGGCCTTCTGTCTCTCATCACTCCTGGCCTTCTTCACGCCACGCCCGTTCATCTCCGCACCGAGGGCCAGACCAATCCCCTCGGCATCGACGTCCTCCACCCCGCCTTCGCCTGGCAGAGTGACGCGACCACCCGCGACTGGGCCCAGTCCGCCTATCAGATCACCGTCGCCACCTCCGCTGAAGCCCTTCGCAAGGGCAACGCCGACGTATGGGACAGCGGTCGCCGCCCCTCACCCGACTCCCTCGCCATCCCCTACGACGGTCCCGCCCTCAAACCCAGCCAGCGTTACTTCTGGACCGTCCGTGTCTGGGACAAGCAAGGCAACGCCGCCATCGCAACCGAGCTCGCATGGTGGGAGACCGGTCTTCTCCAGCCCTCCGATTGGCAAGCCAAATGGATTCGCCGCAACGATCCCGCCGCCGAACAGGAGCTCCAGTCGATCCACTGGATCTGGCTCCCCAACGCCGATCCGCAGCACGTCCCCCAGTCCACGACCGTTGAGTTCGAGTACCATCTCCACGCGGATACGCGACCCGAAGCAGCCATCTTGCACCTCTTCACCGGAGGAACCTACACCACCCGCGTCAACGGCCACATCACCGGCCACAAGCAGGAGTGGGGCGCCTTCGACCGCGAGGACATCCGCGACCAGCTCGTCTTCGGCAAGGGCGCTGCCGGAGACAACACCATCGCCGTCACCCTCTCCGTCCGCAGCTCGCATAACGCCGCCGCCACCTACCCCGCTGCTCTCGCCGCTATCCTCAATCTCACCCAGGCCGACGGCAAAGCCTCATCCATCGTCAGCGACAGCAACTGGCGCGTCCGCGAGACGAAGCCTCAGCCATCGACCGACTGGCAACCCGCGCAGGACCTCGGCCCGCTCGCCAGCCAACACTTCGGCGTAGCCCCTGACCGTCACACGCCCGCGTCCACTCCCGATCGCGTCGAAACCACCACCGCGCTCCTCCGCAAGGACTTTACCCCCCGCAGCAAAGTCGTCTCCGCGCGCCTCTACATCACAGCCCTCGGTAGCTATCAAGCCTTCCTCAACGGCAAACGCGTCGGCCAGTCCGTCCTCGTGCCCGATTTCACCGACTACCGCAAGCGCGTCCTCTACCAAACCTACGACGTCACCTCGCTCGTAGCCGGTGGCCACAACACCCTCGCCGCGGTCCTCGGAGGCGGATGGCACGGCAGCCCGCTCCTCTGGTCCGGCTCGCGCCTCTTCCCCGGCCCCGATCTCCTCCGCGCCCAGCTCGAGCTGCGCTTCGCCAACGGCACCCGCCAGACCATCGCCACCGACGACACCTGGCAAGCCGCACCCTCCCCCATCGTCTCCTCCGAGATCTACGGCGGCGAAGCCTACGATGCCCGCCTCGACCACCCCACCTGGAACCAACCCTCCACGAAGTCAACCGACTGGACTCCCGCAACCGTAGCCCCCGACCCCGCCATCGAGGTCACCGCGCAGTCTGATCTCACCGTCCATTCCGCGCAAACCATCACCCCCGTCAACGTCACCATGGTCCCCTCCGATGGCAAACAGCTCGCCGTCTTCGACATGGGCCAGAACATGGTCGGCGTCGTCAAACTCCGCGTCCACGGCCCCCGCGGCACCACTGTCCGCATGCAGTTTGCCGAGCGCCTCAACCCCGACGGCACCGTCTACACCGAAAACCTCCGCGACGCCGACGCCACCGACCTCTACACCCTCAGCGGCAACGGCGAAGAGACCTGGACCCCCGCCTTCACCTTCCACGGCTTCCGCTACATCCAGGTCTCCGGCTTCCCTGGCAAGCCCACCCCCGCGGCCATCGAAGGCATCGTCCTCAACAGCCTTCCCGCGCAACCCTCCATCCGCCTCGAGACCTCCAGCGATCTCCTCAACCACATGAACACCCTCGGTCTCTGGGGCCAGCGCGGCAACTTCCTCTCTATTCCCACCGACTGCCCCCAGCGCGACGAGCGCATGGGCTGGATGGGCGATGCAGGCGTCTTCTGGCGCACCGGCAGCTACAACTTCGACATCGACTCCTTCTCGCACAAGTTCATGCAGGACGTCGTCGACGCGCAGGGCAGCAACGGAGCCTTCTCCGACATCTCCCCCAACCTCCTCGATCCCACCGACCAGCTCCCCGGAGCACCCGGCTGGGGCGACGCCGGCGTCCTCGTTCCCTACTCCACCTGGCTCCAGTACGGCGACCGCGCGCTCGTCGAGCGCAACTGGCCCGCCATGCAGGCGTGGTTGGCCTTCATCCTCCGCACCAACCCCAACTACCTCCGCCAGCATGAGCTCGGCAACAACTTCGCCGACTGGCTAGCTCCCGATCCCCACTCCCCTTCCGATCTCGTCGCCACCGCCTACTGGGCTCTCATCGCCCATCAGATGGAGCAGATGGCCACCGCCCTCGGCCGCACCGCCGACGCCGCAACCTACCGCGACCTCTACACCCACATCCGCGCCGCCTATCAGACGCAGTACATCCACCCTGACGGCTCCGTCGAAGGCAACACCCAGACCGCCTACGTCCTCACCCTGTACACCGGCATGGCTCCCAAAGAGCTTGAAGCCAACATGACCGAGCGCCTCGTCAAGGACATCGAAGCACATCAGGACCACCTCACCACCGGCTTCCTCGGCACACCCTTCCTGCTCTCCGTCCTCGACCAGCAGGGCCGCACCGACGTCGCCTACACCCTGCTCCTCAACAAGACCTACCCCTCCTGGGGCTACATGGTCGAGAAGGGCGCAACCACCTGGTGGGAGCGCTGGAACGGCGACACCGGTGATCCCTCCATGAACTCCTACAACCACTACGCCTTCGGGTCCGTCATGGCCTGGGTCTATCGCCGCGCCGCTGGCATCGATACCGACCCCGCCTCGCCCGGCTTTCACCACATCGTCATCGCTCCCCACGTCGACGCTCGCCTTCCCCACGTCCACGCCGAGTACGACTCCGCCTACGGCACCGTTGCCACCGACTGGACCCGCAACGGCGACACTAACCTGAGCCTCAAGGTCACCATCCCCGCCAACACTACCGCTACTGTCCACCTCCCCGCCACGGCCAGCAGCCTCATCGAGCAGGACGGCAAATCCATCCAACCCCACGAAGCCGCAGGCACCGCCATCACTGAAATAGGCTCCGGCACCTACACCTTCACCATCCACAACAAATAATCCGAGCAGCATCTCAACAGAAAACCCAGCCCGGGCATCCCATCCTTCGCGCTTCTGCGAAGGGTGGGGCGCAAACAAGCTTCGCTGAGGCGCTTTACGTGTAGGCCCAGCGGACAGTGATAGGTCGATTGAGATCCGGGAGAGGAAGGGACATGGCTTCGGTCTCAACGGCGTCGCGTTCCGACCAGGTAAGACGTCGCCAGACATCGATCGAGACCTCGGAGCTGGACCGACGCCACACGCCGGTGATCTCTCCACCGACAAGCAGTGCTCCGGGCCATACACGAGACGTCCACAGCTCTGGCCGTCGCTTGGCATTGGGGACAAGAATCTCCCGGTCGGCGCCCCAGGCGAGGTAGAAGGCATCGCCGCTTGGCAAGAGTCTTGCAGGCGCAGCGGGCCGTGGCTGGGCTCGAAGCGTAGTCTCATCCTTGGCGAGAATCCATGCGTCGCCTGTCGGCGTTCGCACTGGCGTGAGAATACCGGCAAGCTCTTTGAAGGCAGCGTGTGCCAGTGCATCTGGAATTCCGGCCCAGCGCGCAAATGTAGCACTCGTTGCAGGTCCAAAGACGTGGAGGTATCGCCGGGCGAGTTCGAGCCGAGCCTGCTGAGGTTCCATGTCGGGTGGAGGCACCGTCCAAACTATCGGCTGGTGCGCCCCGTTCCAGCGCATCAGGACCGTGCCGGTCGGGGCAGCATATCGGAGACTGTTGGGCACGACGCCAATTCCACGGCCAGCCTCTCCAAATGGCATGGAACGTCCGTTCAGAAATGTTTGTAGACGCCTGGCTGTCATCTCCGCTCTTGCGAGGCGTTTGGTATCGACAGGGAGCCTTCCCAGGGAAAAGAGGGCAAGGTCTTGCGCCGCGACAACGTAGACATTGAAGCGAGGACCCCAGAGCTGCACAAGAGAACTATGATTCCAGTCGGTTGAAATGGTCCCATCGACGCGAGCATGAATCGACAAGAGCGCCGCACGCGGCACGGAGTCTTGCAATCCGCCCCACGCAGCTTTTCGCAACGACTCTGTCTTTGCCGGGAGACGCTCGTCGAGAAAGCCCTGCTGACGTCGGAAGGAGAGGATTTGCGACCGTGTGACTGCAAACCGGACCGTCATGGTTACTCGAGGATACCAAGAAGAGAATAAGCGACCTGCCCAGTCCATCGCCTCACAGCCCATAATTTAAACAGCCTCGAAGGCCGAGAGAATCCGGACACTGCGTTCCCTTGCAGGCACTTCGCCCGAGATGAGAGGACGTCAGTCTTCATGCATACGGAGTGCCTTCCACAGCAACTTTCACACCTCTGATCCCTTGGTCGACAATCGCCAGAAATGCCGTGTTTGATCTCTCGACATCACGGCTCTCGCGAAAGATCCGATGCGCTTCGAAGGCCGCGACAACCCAGGTCGCGACGAGCAATGAAGCTGCGAGGCTGGCGGCAGGATCGGGTAGATGGCGATTTGCAGCTTTCGCCAAGCCGACCGTCAACATATCTGTCAGCTCGTCGCGTATAGCCCTCGCACGAGCCTTCAACGCGTCGCTGGCCTGGATCGTCTCAAGAAACTTTTCACTTCCTGCTTCGGAAAAACGTACGTACGGGCGCTGTTCTGCGACGGCCCAATGAGCGAACCGCCGTACCGCTTCAATAGGCGATGCGCTGTTCTCTTTTTTTTGCAAACCAGCCATCAGCTCCTCGCGACCTTCGTCGTCGAGGTCGAAGAACATGTCCTCCTTGCGTGAGAAGTGATTGAAGACCGTCATCCGCGAAACATCGGCGGCTTCGGCAATCTCGTCCACCGTCACCTGATCGAACCCGCGCTCCATAAAGAGGCATGTCGCGACGTCTGAGATCTTCTGCCGCGTCGCGAGGCGCTTCCGGCTCCGGCGATCTGGTGTTGACTTCTGCATGACTTGACAGAAATTATTATACCCTGTCAATAATTATACTTAGTATAATTATTGACAGGGGTTCGGAAATGACAACACAGCAAACCAGCATCGGTAGGGCAGCGGATCGAAAGACAAGAGTCCTCGTATCAGGGGCAAGCTTTGCCGGGCTTTCGACCGCCTATTGGATGAATCGGCTCGGATACGCAGTAACCGTGGTCGAGATTGGAAAGACTCTGAAGATGGGCGGGACGCCCGTCAATATTGAAGGAGATACCGTCGACATCGTGCGGCGGATGGGGCTGCTCGAGCGCATTCAATCGAGCAGCCTGCCGGCAAGACCAATGGAATTCGTGGATGCTCACGGAGCCTGTCTGGCCATGATGTCAGCTCAAGCCGGCAACATGGAAACTTCGGCTCCCGAGTACGAGATCGAGCGAGACGAACTGCTCAACATGCAATTTCACGACGTGAAGAACGACGTCGAGTTCATCTTCGGCGATAGCATTGCGCGCCTCGAGGAATCGGCAGACGAGGTCACCGTTACATTCAAAAGCGGAAAACAGCGCGCCTTCTCTCTCGTGTTCGGGTGTGACGGCAATCATTCCGCAGTGAGGAGAATGTGTTTCGGCGAAGAGTCCGCCTACTCCAAATTCCTTCAACTATACTTTTCAATCACAATCGTCGATAAGCTGCTGATCGACGAGAATACTTCGCAAATCTACAACGTCCCGGGCAAGACTGTGATGCTCAGCGCATACAACGGCAAAACAGACATTGCCTTTTGCTTCTTCTCCGAAGAGGAGATTCCGTACGACTATCGCGATCAGGAGAAGCAGAGACACATGATCCGAGAGCACTTCGAGGGCGAGGGATGGAGAACACGCGAGTTACTCGAAGAGGTGAGTCGCTACAGGGATTTTTATTTCGACAAGCTCTGCCAGATCAAAATGCCCTCGTGGACAAAAGGTCGCGTGGCCCTGGTGGGAGACGCCGCCTACTGCGCATCCCCCGCTGCCGGCATGGGAGGATCGCTCGCGATTGTTGGAGCGGCAGCTTTGGCCGACGCCTTCCAAAAACATCCCGACAACTTCGAAGCCGCGTTTCAGCAGTACAACGACAGCTTGCGTCCCTTCATCGAGAAGGTTCAGGCGGACGCGATCGAATTTGGTCTGGAGACGTTTGCCCCGAGATCTGAAGAGGCGATTCGCGCAAGAAACGCGCGTTTCGGCAATAGCTGATCTCAACTTGTAAATCCTGATAACCGCGCCTCTCATTGCTTGGTTCCCGGGTTGTCGTCGACGCGGAAGCTGCGCTGATAATGGTCGCCGTCTAATCAAATTATTGAAGAGTTTGTAACCACCAAGGCCGTATCCAAACCATCGCCTCATCGCTCATAACCTTCCCCAGTTCTATACAGCCTCGAAAGCCAAGGCAGCCCTAATCCTGACCCCTTCCACCGCCATGTGGCAAGATGGGAGCGCTCTTCAACGCCGCCTCTCCGAGTCCCCAATGTCCGCGTCGCGCTTTCTCTACGGCACCACCATCTTTCTCTCGGCCTTTCTCCTCTTCGTCGTCGAACCCATGGCCGCAAAAGAGCTCCTCCCCGCGCTCGGCGGCTCCTCCGCCGTCTGGATCACCTGCCTCGTCTTCTTTCAGCTCGCCCTCCTCCTTGGATACCTCTACGCCCACTGGCTCACACACCAACCCTCCGCCCGCACCCAGCGCCTCATCCACCTGGCTGCTCTCGCCTGTGCCGTTGTCGCTGTAGTCCTCACCCTCCGCTTCCGCATGAACCTCAACAACGGAGCGTCCCACCCCGTCACCACCATCTTCACCGCTCTCACCCTAGGCATCGGACTGCCATTCCTCCTCCTCGGCTCCACCAGCCCGCTCTTACAGATCTGGATGGCCCGCACCGAAGGCGGCAACGTCCCTTACCGACTCTTCGCGCTCTCGAACGCCGGCTCGCTCCTCGCCCTCATCCTCTACCCCACTCTCATCGAGCCTTCCCTCACCCTTCACCACCAGCGAACCGCATGGTCCATCGGCTTCGCTCTCTTCGCCATCCTCGGAGCCCTCCTCGCCTACCGCTTCAGTACCGCGAACCCCGCCGCACAACCTACCCAAACCACCATCGAAGCGATCCCACCCACCTCCCTACAGATCAGAGTTCTCTGGTTCCTCCTCCCCATGGCCGCCGCCATGCAACTCAGTGCCGTCACCAGCCACCTCACCCGCAACATCGCCGCCATCCCCCTGCTCTGGACGATGCCGCTCGCCGTCTATCTCCTCACCTTTATTCTCGCCTTCGAGTTCTCCTCGTTCTACCGCCGCGGCATCGTCGTCCGCTTCCTTGTGCTCATGCTCGCCAGCCTCGGCTATGCCCTCTCCCGCATCGACGCCAGCCTCCCCATCGGCATAGGCATCCTCTTCTTCCTCGCCGAGGTCTTCGTCGCCTGCCTCTTCTGCCATGCCGAGGTCCACGCCCTGCGCCCCGCCCGTCCCTCCGAGGCCACCCTCTTCTATCTCCTCATCGCCGCCGGTGGTGTCGCCGGAACCTTCTTCGTCGCCATCGCCAGCCCACTCCTCTTCGTCGCCGACTACGACCTTGCCATCGCCTTCTTCCTCACCGCCCTGCTCGCCCTCATCGTCACCTGGAGCGACGGCTGGCCGCAGCGCCTCCTCTGGTCCACCGGCACCGGACTCCTCTTCGCGCTTCTCCTCATGCTGCACATCGTCCTCGCCCGCCAGACCCTCCTCGAGGTCCGCAACTTCTACGGTGCCCTCCGCGTCAAGCAGACCGACATGCCCGCCCAAACCCTCCCCACGCGCATGCTTCTCAACGGAACCATCCGCCACGGCACGCAGATGTTCGCCCCCGGCCTCAGCCGCATCCCCACCAGCTACTACGCCGAAGACTCCGGCATCGGCCTCGCCCTCACCAACTGCTGCGCCGACGCCCCGCGCCGTATCGGCATCGTCGGCCTCGGGGTAGGCACCCTCGCCGCCTACGGTCGTCCCGGCGACCAGATCCGCTTCTACGAGATCAACCCCCTCGTCCGCCCCATCGCCGAAAACCTCTTCACCTACCTCCGCGACTCCGCCGCCCAAACCACCTTCGCCGACGGCGACGCCCGCACCTCCCTCGCTCGCGAAGCCCCGCAGCACTTCAACGTCCTCGCCGTCGACGCCTTCACCGGCGACGCCATCCCCCTCCACCTGCTCACCACCCAGGCCATGCAGCTCTACCGGATCCATCTCGCCCCCGGCGGCATCCTCGCCTTCCACGTCTCCAACCAATACCTCGATTTAGCCCCCGAGATCGCACAGCTAGCAGCAGCTTCCAACATGGAAGCGCGGAGTGTAGACAGCCCCGACGACGACTCCCGCGGCGAATACCGCGCAACCTGGGTCCTCGTCACCGCCAACCAGCAGTTCCTCGCCCTCCCTAACATCGCCTCCCGCACCGAGCCGATCTCGCCCGTCCCCGGCCTCCATCTCTGGACCGACGACTACTCCAGCCTGCTTCCCATCCTGCGCTGGGCACACCGCTAATCGGTTAGCTTCCGCGTCGATACATCCTCCTCATCAAGCTACGCTTCAAATAGGCGTATACCTGTTGCAGAGGGGGTGGAGCAGCCACGCCCCGGCAACCCTCGCCGATCGTCCGGCTCGCGGCATCATATCGAACAGAGAATGCGTTTGGACGATACAAGCGCAGAGGCATTCAGGCATGGAATTTCATATCTCGCGCAAGACCCGCGATCGCTACGGCGTCCGCGAGGGCCTTTTCAACTACGCCGGCAACGTCATCTTCGCGAACATCACGGCCAGCCGCGAGCTAGCCCAGCGCGTCAACGAGGTCCGCAAGGTCAGCACCACCGCCGCCGAACCCATGCACGCCGGCAAGCTCTTCGCCATGGGCCTCATCGACGAGCTCAGCCACGCCCTCATCGCCCGCTACCGCGAAACCCTCGACCCACACGTCCTCCCCGAAGCCCTCCGCTTCTTCTCCGCGCAAGCCAACCCCTCGGGCGTAGAAAAACTCATCGCCACCTTCACCGCCCAGTTCCCCAACGTCTCCGTCTATCGCGGAGAAGAGACCCCCGAGCACTGGCTCCAGTCCTCCACCGACGGCATGCCCAACCGCGAGGCCGCCTTCGAAGAGCTCCTCCTCCTCTGGCTCTCCAACATCAACCCCGCCTTCGCCCCCTTCAAAGAGTTCTTCGACGACCGCGACCTCGCCCAGCAAACTATCTACAAGTCCGTCACCGAGCACCTCAACGACTACTTCGTCACCCGCCCCGCCTTCGCGCCCGAGATCGGCACCCTCCTCGACGCCCTCATCGCCCCCATGCTCGCCTCGCCCGACTCCCTCACCGGCCAGCTCGCCTACATCCGCGAAAACTGGGCCGAGCACCTCGGCGACGAGCTCCGCCACATCCTCCTCGCCATTGACATCCTCAAAGAAGAGGACATCGCCATCTGGATGCGCTTCCACCCCCCTTCAGCCGCTACCCAGCACCCCGAACGACGCACCGGCTGGGGCAGCGAAGGCTTCGCCGGCGATGAGTTCGTCGGCTTCAGCGACGCCGAACGCGCCCATCGCAACGCCCAGTCCCAGCAGCCCGTCGTGAATGAGTACGAAGCCTTCAGCCCCGACCAGGACTGGATGCCTACCGTCGTCCTCATCGCCAAGAGCACCTACGTCTGGCTCGAGCAGCTCTCCAAGAAATACCAGCGCCACATCCATCGTCTCGACCAGATCCCCGACGAAGAGCTCCACCTCCTCGCTGACCGCGGTCTCAACGGCCTCTGGCTCATCGGCCTCTGGGAGCGCAGCACCGCCTCGCAGACCATCAAGCGCCTCCGCGGCCAGCACGACGCCGTCGCCTCCGCCTACTCCGTCGCCGACTACCGCATCGCCGAAGACCTCGGCGGCGAGCCCGCCTACCGCCACCTCCGCGACCGCTGTGCCGCCCATGGCATCCGACTCGCCAGCGACATGGTCCCCAACCACATGGGCATCGACTCCTCCTGGGTTATGGACCACCCCGACTGGTTCGTCTCCCGCCCCGACAGCCCCTTTCCCGTCTACCGTTTCGAGGGCCCCGACCTCTCCAACGACAGCCGCATCGAGATCAAGATCGAAGACCACTACTTCGACCAGACCGACGCCGCCGTCGTCTTCCGTCGCCGCGAGCGCAGCACCGGCCACACCGACTTCCTCTACCACGGCAACGACGGCACCACCTTCGCCTGGAACGATACCGCCCAGCTCAACTACTCCAAGGCCGAGGTCCGCGAGCAGGTCATGCAGACCATCCTCGCCGTCGCCCGCCTCTTTCCCATCATCCGCTTCGACGCCGCCATGACCCTCGCCAAAAAGCACGTGCAGCGTCTCTGGTTCCCGCTCCCCGGCGTCGGCGGAGCCATCCCGTCCCGTGCCGAATCCAGCATGTCGCAGGCCGAGTTCGACGCCCTCATGCCCAACGAGTTCTGGCGCGAGGTCGTCGATCGCGTCGCCGTCGAAGTCCCGGGCACCCTCCTCCTCGCCGAAGCCTTCTGGCTCCTCGAAGGCTACTTCGTC includes the following:
- a CDS encoding spermidine synthase; the protein is MSASRFLYGTTIFLSAFLLFVVEPMAAKELLPALGGSSAVWITCLVFFQLALLLGYLYAHWLTHQPSARTQRLIHLAALACAVVAVVLTLRFRMNLNNGASHPVTTIFTALTLGIGLPFLLLGSTSPLLQIWMARTEGGNVPYRLFALSNAGSLLALILYPTLIEPSLTLHHQRTAWSIGFALFAILGALLAYRFSTANPAAQPTQTTIEAIPPTSLQIRVLWFLLPMAAAMQLSAVTSHLTRNIAAIPLLWTMPLAVYLLTFILAFEFSSFYRRGIVVRFLVLMLASLGYALSRIDASLPIGIGILFFLAEVFVACLFCHAEVHALRPARPSEATLFYLLIAAGGVAGTFFVAIASPLLFVADYDLAIAFFLTALLALIVTWSDGWPQRLLWSTGTGLLFALLLMLHIVLARQTLLEVRNFYGALRVKQTDMPAQTLPTRMLLNGTIRHGTQMFAPGLSRIPTSYYAEDSGIGLALTNCCADAPRRIGIVGLGVGTLAAYGRPGDQIRFYEINPLVRPIAENLFTYLRDSAAQTTFADGDARTSLAREAPQHFNVLAVDAFTGDAIPLHLLTTQAMQLYRIHLAPGGILAFHVSNQYLDLAPEIAQLAAASNMEARSVDSPDDDSRGEYRATWVLVTANQQFLALPNIASRTEPISPVPGLHLWTDDYSSLLPILRWAHR
- a CDS encoding TetR/AcrR family transcriptional regulator, with the translated sequence MQKSTPDRRSRKRLATRQKISDVATCLFMERGFDQVTVDEIAEAADVSRMTVFNHFSRKEDMFFDLDDEGREELMAGLQKKENSASPIEAVRRFAHWAVAEQRPYVRFSEAGSEKFLETIQASDALKARARAIRDELTDMLTVGLAKAANRHLPDPAASLAASLLVATWVVAAFEAHRIFRESRDVERSNTAFLAIVDQGIRGVKVAVEGTPYA
- a CDS encoding alpha-L-rhamnosidase, which produces MKSFPIGFIAQKSLNCPSKLAVQLLGLLSLITPGLLHATPVHLRTEGQTNPLGIDVLHPAFAWQSDATTRDWAQSAYQITVATSAEALRKGNADVWDSGRRPSPDSLAIPYDGPALKPSQRYFWTVRVWDKQGNAAIATELAWWETGLLQPSDWQAKWIRRNDPAAEQELQSIHWIWLPNADPQHVPQSTTVEFEYHLHADTRPEAAILHLFTGGTYTTRVNGHITGHKQEWGAFDREDIRDQLVFGKGAAGDNTIAVTLSVRSSHNAAATYPAALAAILNLTQADGKASSIVSDSNWRVRETKPQPSTDWQPAQDLGPLASQHFGVAPDRHTPASTPDRVETTTALLRKDFTPRSKVVSARLYITALGSYQAFLNGKRVGQSVLVPDFTDYRKRVLYQTYDVTSLVAGGHNTLAAVLGGGWHGSPLLWSGSRLFPGPDLLRAQLELRFANGTRQTIATDDTWQAAPSPIVSSEIYGGEAYDARLDHPTWNQPSTKSTDWTPATVAPDPAIEVTAQSDLTVHSAQTITPVNVTMVPSDGKQLAVFDMGQNMVGVVKLRVHGPRGTTVRMQFAERLNPDGTVYTENLRDADATDLYTLSGNGEETWTPAFTFHGFRYIQVSGFPGKPTPAAIEGIVLNSLPAQPSIRLETSSDLLNHMNTLGLWGQRGNFLSIPTDCPQRDERMGWMGDAGVFWRTGSYNFDIDSFSHKFMQDVVDAQGSNGAFSDISPNLLDPTDQLPGAPGWGDAGVLVPYSTWLQYGDRALVERNWPAMQAWLAFILRTNPNYLRQHELGNNFADWLAPDPHSPSDLVATAYWALIAHQMEQMATALGRTADAATYRDLYTHIRAAYQTQYIHPDGSVEGNTQTAYVLTLYTGMAPKELEANMTERLVKDIEAHQDHLTTGFLGTPFLLSVLDQQGRTDVAYTLLLNKTYPSWGYMVEKGATTWWERWNGDTGDPSMNSYNHYAFGSVMAWVYRRAAGIDTDPASPGFHHIVIAPHVDARLPHVHAEYDSAYGTVATDWTRNGDTNLSLKVTIPANTTATVHLPATASSLIEQDGKSIQPHEAAGTAITEIGSGTYTFTIHNK
- a CDS encoding DNA glycosylase AlkZ-like family protein, which gives rise to MTVRFAVTRSQILSFRRQQGFLDERLPAKTESLRKAAWGGLQDSVPRAALLSIHARVDGTISTDWNHSSLVQLWGPRFNVYVVAAQDLALFSLGRLPVDTKRLARAEMTARRLQTFLNGRSMPFGEAGRGIGVVPNSLRYAAPTGTVLMRWNGAHQPIVWTVPPPDMEPQQARLELARRYLHVFGPATSATFARWAGIPDALAHAAFKELAGILTPVRTPTGDAWILAKDETTLRAQPRPAAPARLLPSGDAFYLAWGADREILVPNAKRRPELWTSRVWPGALLVGGEITGVWRRSSSEVSIDVWRRLTWSERDAVETEAMSLPLPDLNRPITVRWAYT
- a CDS encoding FAD-dependent monooxygenase, with amino-acid sequence MTTQQTSIGRAADRKTRVLVSGASFAGLSTAYWMNRLGYAVTVVEIGKTLKMGGTPVNIEGDTVDIVRRMGLLERIQSSSLPARPMEFVDAHGACLAMMSAQAGNMETSAPEYEIERDELLNMQFHDVKNDVEFIFGDSIARLEESADEVTVTFKSGKQRAFSLVFGCDGNHSAVRRMCFGEESAYSKFLQLYFSITIVDKLLIDENTSQIYNVPGKTVMLSAYNGKTDIAFCFFSEEEIPYDYRDQEKQRHMIREHFEGEGWRTRELLEEVSRYRDFYFDKLCQIKMPSWTKGRVALVGDAAYCASPAAGMGGSLAIVGAAALADAFQKHPDNFEAAFQQYNDSLRPFIEKVQADAIEFGLETFAPRSEEAIRARNARFGNS